Proteins encoded in a region of the Pseudopipra pipra isolate bDixPip1 chromosome 18, bDixPip1.hap1, whole genome shotgun sequence genome:
- the ATP6V0A2 gene encoding V-type proton ATPase 116 kDa subunit a 2, with protein MGALFRGEPMCLVQLDLRSGSAYECLSEVGERGLAEFRDLNPNVSVFQRKYVNEVKKCEEMERILGYLVQEIKKAGISLPEGDVAPPAPLLKHILEIQEQLQKLETELREVTKNKEKLRKNLLELTEYKYMLKVTQSIVRRTSEYESHLHANYEEFPSVENEPLVDYNCMHRLTARLGFISGLVHRAKIEAFEKTLWRVCKGYPFLTYAELDEALEDPDTGETTRWVAFLVSYWGEQLGQKVKKICDCYHCHVYPYPNNTEERRAVVEGLNVRIQDLTTVLNKTEEYLHQVLCKASESIYTWVIQVKKMKAIYHVLNLCSFDVTKKCLIAEVWCPVADLQSLRQALEEGSRKSGATIPSCMETIRTTQPPPTLIRTNKFTSGFQNIVDAYGVGSYGEVNPALYTIITFPFFFAVMFGDFGHGLLMFLFALLTILYENHPRLKRSQDEIMKMLFEGRYVILLMGLFSIYTGLIYNDCFSKSINIFGSGWNVSAMFEQKVWRLEDLKSNKFLALDPNVSGVYNGAYPFGIDPIWNLASNRLTFLNSFKMKMSVIFGVTHMTFGVVLGLFNHLHFKKTYNIYLVFIPELLFMMCIFGYLVFMIFFKWLAYSAEDSTSAPSILIQFINMFLFPGGGGETKGLYPGQAPLQRFLLSVAFLCVPVMLLGKPLYLYWLHSGGRGIRMCRSGYRPIRKESEEELSLLSCPDVEEGSSHADSGPREGDAEELNFADVFMNQVIHTIEYCLGCISNTASYLRLWALSLAHAQLSEVLWQMVMRVGLRVDTSYGVLLLVPVLAFFAVLTVFILLIMEGLSAFLHAIRLHWVEFQNKFYSGAGYKFTPFSFKHISLHFNKDDV; from the exons ATGGGCGCGCTGTTCCGCGGGGAGCCCATGTGCCTGGTGCAGCTCGACCTGCGCAGCGGCTCGGCCTACGAGTGCCTCAGCGAGGTGGGCGAGCGCGGCCTGGCCGAGTTCCGAGAC cttaaCCCAAATGTAAGtgtatttcagagaaaatatgTGAATGAAGTGAAGAAATGTGAAGAGATGGAAAGAATACTTG GATATTTAgtacaagaaattaaaaaagcaggTATTTCACTCCCTGAAGGAGATgttgctcctcctgctcccttgcTGAAGCACATTTTAGAAATCCAG gaacagctgcagaagctggaGACAGAATTGAGGGAAGTAactaaaaacaaagaaaaactgcGGAAAAACCTGCTTGAGCTGACAGAGTACAAGTACATGTTGAAGGTCACACAGAGCATTGTCAGGAGAACATCTGAG TATGAATCTCATTTACATGCAAATTATGAAGAATTTCCATCTGTGGAAAATGAGCCATTAGTGGATTACAACTGTATGCACAGACTGACTGCCAGGCTGGG aTTCATATCTGGGTTAGTTCACAGAGCAAAAATTGAAGCATTTGAAAAAACACTGTGGAGAGTGTGTAAAGGTTATCCCTTCCTTACATATGCAGAGCTGGATGAGGCTCTGGAAGATCCAGATACA GGTGAAACCACAAGGTGGGTTGCTTTCTTAGTGTCCTATTGGGGTGAACAACTTGGCCAGAAAGTAAAAAAGATTTGTGACTG CTATCACTGCCATGTGTATCCCTACCCAAACAACACCGAGGAGCGCCGGGCAGTTGTTGAAGGACTAAACGTTCGTATTCAGGATCTTACTACT GTGCTGAATAAAACCGAGGAATACTTACACCAGGTGTTGTGTAAAGCGTCGGAATCCATCTATACCTGGGTTATCCAGGTGAAGAAGATGAAAGCCATTTACCATGTACTCAACCTGTGCAGTTTTGATGTCACAAAGAAGTGTTTAATTGCTGAGGTTTGGTGTCCAGTGGCCGATCTCCAGAGTTTGCGCCAGGCGTTGGAGGAAGGCTCA AGGAAGAGTGGAGCTACAATTCCCTCATGCATGGAAACCATCAGGACAACACAACCTCCTCCAACTTTGATACGTACCAATAAATTCACCTCAGGGTTCCAGAACATCGTTGATGCTTATGGAGTTGGAAGCTATGGGGAAGTTAATCCAG CTCTCTACACCATCATCACCTTCCCCTTCTTCTTCGCTGTTATGTTTGGAGACTTTGGGCACGGGCTGCTCATGTTCCTGTTTGCACTCCTGACAATACTGTATGAAAACCACCCCAGGTTAAAAAGATCACAAGATGAG ataatgaaaatgttatttgaaGGCCGATACGTGATTTTGTTGATGGGTCTGTTTTCTATATACACTGGATTGATTTACAATGACTGTTTTTCCAAgtcaataaatatatttgggTCTGGATGGAATGTTTCAGCAATGTTTGAGCAGAAGGTTTGGCG cctTGAGGATCTGAAATCTAATAAATTTTTAGCACTGGATCCAAATGTTTCTGGTGTGTACAATGGAGCTTATCCCTTTGGAATCGATCCG ATATGGAACTTGGCAAGCAACCGCCTcacttttttaaattctttcaaaatgaaaatgtcgGTGATTTTTGGAGTGACTCACATGACTTTTGGAGTTGTATTGGGGCTGTTTAACCACTT gCATTTCAAGAAGACATATAATATTTACTTGGTTTTTATTCCTGAGCTGTTATTCATGATGTGCATCTTTGGCTACCTTGTGTTTATGATCTTCTTTAAATGGTTGGCTTACTCTGCAGAGGACTCCACGTCTGCTCCCAGTATTCTGATTCAATTTATTAACATGTTCCTGTTtcctggtggtggtggtgaaaCAAAGGGCCTCTACCCTGGCCAG GCTCCTCTGCAGAGGTTTTTACTTagtgttgcttttctttgtgttcctGTTATGCTTCTTGGGAAACCACTGTATTTATATTGGTTGCACAGCGGAGGCCGAGGCATTAGAATGTGCAGG AGTGGCTACAGACCAATCAgaaaagaaagtgaagaggaaCTTTCTCTCCTGTCATGTCCTGATGTGGAGGAAGGCAGCAGCCATGCAGACAGTGGGCCCAGAGAAGGGGATGCAGAGGAG CTGAATTTTGCAGATGTTTTTATGAATCAGGTGATTCATACCATTGAATACTGTCTGGGATGTATTTCTAACACAGCCTCATACCTGAGACTCTGGGCATTAAGTCTTGCTCATGCAC AGTTATCTGAAGTTCTGTGGCAGATGGTGATGAGGGTGGGGCTCCGTGTGGACACCTCGTATGGTGTCTTGCTGCTGGTCCCTGTCCTGGccttctttgctgtgctgacagTTTTTATCCTGTTGATCATGGAGGggctttctgcttttctccatgccATACGACTTCACTG GGTGGAATTTCAGAACAAATTCTACTCCGGTGCAGGATACAAGTTTACGCCTTTCTCTTTTAAGCacatttctttacattttaataAAGATGATGTATGA